Proteins from a single region of Thunnus albacares chromosome 16, fThuAlb1.1, whole genome shotgun sequence:
- the LOC122999439 gene encoding protein NLRC3-like isoform X1 — translation MCVSNVTVLPLRLQKMNDLEEEDDGAESLISSCLSMKSDRSKSYSLNFSNESGPSDTKGQHHRQSAESLISSQLSMKSDQSIYESLNFSNEPGPSDTKERKRRGVSVEEQLSRCSLCQDVRKDPVSTSCGHWFCRQCITSYCDQSALPGDSSCPQCGGKSRTSCGLQTDRQTSTVQSDSGLQEVLNAHKINLRRRCECVTEGTDEAGSETLLNRIYTELYITEGQSEDVNTQHEVRQLETASRMKTLHDAPIKCHDIFKALPEQQKDIRVVLTNGVAGVGKTFSVQKFTLDWAEGLQNQDISLVILLSFRELNLIKDEQYSLLMLIYDFHPTLQKVSAEKLAIYKVLFIFDGLDESRLSLDFKNNEAVSDVTQKSSVSVLLTNLFKGNLLASALVWITSRPSAANQILPACVDRVTEVRGFTDAQKEEYFRRRFSDEELCSSIISHIKTSRSLHIMCHIPVFCWIIARVLEHMLTTDQRGELPKTLTDLFSHFLLVQTQRKKHKYDEGHETSPQELTEADREVLLKLGRLAFEHLEKGNIIFYQEDLEQCGLDVTEASVLSGFCTEIFKRESVIFQKTVYCFVHLSVREFLAAVYMYHCYTNSNTEVLGDFLRKDYKHRESKPKSFLKKISANFRNNHSHDSSLDDFLRRAMEKSLKSKNGHLDLFVRFLHGLSLESNQSLLGGLLGRTKNSPKIIQRAINNLKKMKSEDISPDRSINIFHCLMEMNDRSVHQEIQKFLKSENRSEKELSEIHCSALAYMLQMSEEVLDELDLKKYNTSEEGQHRLIPAVRNCRKALLSRCRLSEVSCVSQASALKSNPSHLRELQLSNNELRDPEVELLCDLKESPHCGLDTLRSVESWSQSVLVSTVLY, via the exons atgtgtgtctccaatgttactgttttacctctcagactccagaagatgaatgatttggaggaagaggatgatggaGCAGAGTCTCTAATATCCAGCTGTCTttctatgaagagtgaccggtctaAAAGTTATTCCCTAAACTTCAGTAATGAATCTGGACCCTCAGATACAAA AGGTCAGCACCACAGACAGAGCGCAGAGTCTCTAATATCCAGCCaactgtctatgaagagtgaccagTCTATATATGAATCTCTaaacttcagtaatgaacctggaccctcagacacaaa agagaggaagaggaggggtgtgtctgtggaggagcagctgtcCCGCTGTTCTTTGTGTCAGGATGTCCGGAAGGATCCAGTCTCTACCAGCTGTGGACACTGGTTCTGCAGACAGTGCATCACCTCATACTGTGACCAGTCTGCTTTACCAGGAGACTCCTCCTGTCCCCAGTGTGGAGGAAAATCCAGAACAAGCTGTGGACTGCAGACAGACCGTCAGACCAGCACTGTACAAT cagaTAGTGGTCTGCAGGAGGTTTTAAATGCACATAAGATCAAtctgaggaggagatgtgaatgtgtgactgaaggaactgatgaagcaggaagtgaaacccTCCTCAACAGGatctacactgagctctacatcacagagggacagagtgaaGACGTTAATACCCAACATGAGGTGAGGCAACTTGAAACAGCTTCCAGGATGAAGACCCTCCATGACGCTCCAATCAAGtgtcatgacatttttaaagccTTACCTGAACAACAGAAAGACATCAGAGTCGTTCTGACAAACGGTGTTGCTGGCgttggaaaaaccttctcagtgcagaaattcactctggactgggcagagggCTTACAAAACCAAGATATCAGTCTGGTGATTCTGCTTTCATTCAGGGAGCTGAACTTGATCAAAGATGAGCAGTACAGTCTCCTCATGCTGATCTATGAtttccatccaacattacagaaggtcTCGGCAGAGAAGCTTGCTATCTAtaaagttttgttcatctttgatggcctggatgaaagcagactttcacTGGATTTCAAGAACAATGAGGCtgtgtctgatgtcacacagaaatCATCAGTCAGTGTGCTGTTGACAAACCTCTTCAAGGGGAATCTGCTTGCCTCAGCTCTCGTCTGGATAACTTCTCGACcttcagcagccaatcagattctTCCTGCATGTGTTGACAGGGTAACAGAAGTACGAGGCTTCACTGACGCCCAAAAGGAGGAGTATTTCAGGAGGagattcagtgatgaagagctgtGCAGCAGTATCATCTCACATATCAAGACATCcaggagcctccacatcatgtgtcacatcccagtcttctgctggatcattGCTAGAGTACTGGAGCACATGTTGACtacagaccagagaggagagctgcccaagaccctgaccGACCTGTTCTCACACTTCTTGCTGGTtcagacacagaggaagaagcacaAGTATGATGAGGGACATGAGACGAGTCCACAGGAGCTGACAGAGGCTGACAGGGAAGttcttctgaagctggggaggctggcttttgaacatctggagaaaggaaacatcataTTCTACCAAGAAGACCTGGAgcagtgtggtcttgatgtcacagaggcctCTGTGTTATCAGGATTTTGTACAGAGATcttcaaaagagagagtgtgatctTCCAAAAAACAGtctactgctttgttcatctgagcgttcgggagtttctggctgcagtctacatgtaccactgttacaccaACAGCAACACAGAGGTACTGGGGGACTTCCTGCGAAAAGACTACAAACACAGGGAATCAAAGCCGAAATCTTTCCTCAAGAAGATTTCAGCTAATTTCAGAAACAATCATAGCCATGATTCATCCCTGGATGACTTCCTGAGGAGAGCCATGGAGAAATCtctcaaaagtaaaaatggccacctggacctgtttgttcgcttccttcatggcctctctctggagTCCAACCAGAGTCTCTTAGGAGGCCTGCTGGGACGGAcaaaaaacagtccaaaaatcaTCCAGAGAGCCATTAACAACCTGAAGAAGATGAAAAGTGAGGATatctctcctgacagaagcatcaacatcttccactgtctAATGGAGATGAATGACCGCTCAGTACATCAGGAGATCCAAAAgttcctgaagtcagagaacagatcagagaaGGAACTTTCTGAGATCCATtgctcagctctggcctacatgctgcagatgtcagaggaggttctggatgaGTTGGACCTGAAGAAGTACAACACATCAGAGGAAGGACAACACagactgatcccagctgtgaggaactgcagaaaggctcT attgagtcgCTGCAGGTTGTCAGAGGTCAGCTGTGTTTCTcaggcctcagctctgaagtccaacccctcccatctgagagagctgcagTTGAGTAACAACGAACTGCGGGATCCAGAAGTGGAGCTGCTGTGTGATCTTAAGGAAAGTCCACATTGTGGACTGGATACTCTGAGGTCAGTGGAGAGTTGGAGTCAGTCCGTGCTGGTTTCAacagtattgtattaa
- the LOC122999439 gene encoding protein NLRC3-like isoform X3: MCVSNVTVLPLRLQKMNDLEEEDDGAESLISSCLSMKSDRSKSYSLNFSNESGPSDTKGQHHRQSAESLISSQLSMKSDQSIYESLNFSNEPGPSDTKERKRRGVSVEEQLSRCSLCQDVRKDPVSTSCGHWFCRQCITSYCDQSALPGDSSCPQCGGKSRTSCGLQTDRQTSTVQSDSGLQEVLNAHKINLRRRCECVTEGTDEAGSETLLNRIYTELYITEGQSEDVNTQHEVRQLETASRMKTLHDAPIKCHDIFKALPEQQKDIRVVLTNGVAGVGKTFSVQKFTLDWAEGLQNQDISLVILLSFRELNLIKDEQYSLLMLIYDFHPTLQKVSAEKLAIYKVLFIFDGLDESRLSLDFKNNEAVSDVTQKSSVSVLLTNLFKGNLLASALVWITSRPSAANQILPACVDRVTEVRGFTDAQKEEYFRRRFSDEELCSSIISHIKTSRSLHIMCHIPVFCWIIARVLEHMLTTDQRGELPKTLTDLFSHFLLVQTQRKKHKYDEGHETSPQELTEADREVLLKLGRLAFEHLEKGNIIFYQEDLEQCGLDVTEASVLSGFCTEIFKRESVIFQKTVYCFVHLSVREFLAAVYMYHCYTNSNTEVLGDFLRKDYKHRESKPKSFLKKISANFRNNHSHDSSLDDFLRRAMEKSLKSKNGHLDLFVRFLHGLSLESNQSLLGGLLGRTKNSPKIIQRAINNLKKMKSEDISPDRSINIFHCLMEMNDRSVHQEIQKFLKSENRSEKELSEIHCSALAYMLQMSEEVLDELDLKKYNTSEEGQHRLIPAVRNCRKALLSRCRLSEVSCVSQASALKSNPSHLRELQLSNNELRDPEVELLCDLKESPHCGLDTLSWRVF; this comes from the exons atgtgtgtctccaatgttactgttttacctctcagactccagaagatgaatgatttggaggaagaggatgatggaGCAGAGTCTCTAATATCCAGCTGTCTttctatgaagagtgaccggtctaAAAGTTATTCCCTAAACTTCAGTAATGAATCTGGACCCTCAGATACAAA AGGTCAGCACCACAGACAGAGCGCAGAGTCTCTAATATCCAGCCaactgtctatgaagagtgaccagTCTATATATGAATCTCTaaacttcagtaatgaacctggaccctcagacacaaa agagaggaagaggaggggtgtgtctgtggaggagcagctgtcCCGCTGTTCTTTGTGTCAGGATGTCCGGAAGGATCCAGTCTCTACCAGCTGTGGACACTGGTTCTGCAGACAGTGCATCACCTCATACTGTGACCAGTCTGCTTTACCAGGAGACTCCTCCTGTCCCCAGTGTGGAGGAAAATCCAGAACAAGCTGTGGACTGCAGACAGACCGTCAGACCAGCACTGTACAAT cagaTAGTGGTCTGCAGGAGGTTTTAAATGCACATAAGATCAAtctgaggaggagatgtgaatgtgtgactgaaggaactgatgaagcaggaagtgaaacccTCCTCAACAGGatctacactgagctctacatcacagagggacagagtgaaGACGTTAATACCCAACATGAGGTGAGGCAACTTGAAACAGCTTCCAGGATGAAGACCCTCCATGACGCTCCAATCAAGtgtcatgacatttttaaagccTTACCTGAACAACAGAAAGACATCAGAGTCGTTCTGACAAACGGTGTTGCTGGCgttggaaaaaccttctcagtgcagaaattcactctggactgggcagagggCTTACAAAACCAAGATATCAGTCTGGTGATTCTGCTTTCATTCAGGGAGCTGAACTTGATCAAAGATGAGCAGTACAGTCTCCTCATGCTGATCTATGAtttccatccaacattacagaaggtcTCGGCAGAGAAGCTTGCTATCTAtaaagttttgttcatctttgatggcctggatgaaagcagactttcacTGGATTTCAAGAACAATGAGGCtgtgtctgatgtcacacagaaatCATCAGTCAGTGTGCTGTTGACAAACCTCTTCAAGGGGAATCTGCTTGCCTCAGCTCTCGTCTGGATAACTTCTCGACcttcagcagccaatcagattctTCCTGCATGTGTTGACAGGGTAACAGAAGTACGAGGCTTCACTGACGCCCAAAAGGAGGAGTATTTCAGGAGGagattcagtgatgaagagctgtGCAGCAGTATCATCTCACATATCAAGACATCcaggagcctccacatcatgtgtcacatcccagtcttctgctggatcattGCTAGAGTACTGGAGCACATGTTGACtacagaccagagaggagagctgcccaagaccctgaccGACCTGTTCTCACACTTCTTGCTGGTtcagacacagaggaagaagcacaAGTATGATGAGGGACATGAGACGAGTCCACAGGAGCTGACAGAGGCTGACAGGGAAGttcttctgaagctggggaggctggcttttgaacatctggagaaaggaaacatcataTTCTACCAAGAAGACCTGGAgcagtgtggtcttgatgtcacagaggcctCTGTGTTATCAGGATTTTGTACAGAGATcttcaaaagagagagtgtgatctTCCAAAAAACAGtctactgctttgttcatctgagcgttcgggagtttctggctgcagtctacatgtaccactgttacaccaACAGCAACACAGAGGTACTGGGGGACTTCCTGCGAAAAGACTACAAACACAGGGAATCAAAGCCGAAATCTTTCCTCAAGAAGATTTCAGCTAATTTCAGAAACAATCATAGCCATGATTCATCCCTGGATGACTTCCTGAGGAGAGCCATGGAGAAATCtctcaaaagtaaaaatggccacctggacctgtttgttcgcttccttcatggcctctctctggagTCCAACCAGAGTCTCTTAGGAGGCCTGCTGGGACGGAcaaaaaacagtccaaaaatcaTCCAGAGAGCCATTAACAACCTGAAGAAGATGAAAAGTGAGGATatctctcctgacagaagcatcaacatcttccactgtctAATGGAGATGAATGACCGCTCAGTACATCAGGAGATCCAAAAgttcctgaagtcagagaacagatcagagaaGGAACTTTCTGAGATCCATtgctcagctctggcctacatgctgcagatgtcagaggaggttctggatgaGTTGGACCTGAAGAAGTACAACACATCAGAGGAAGGACAACACagactgatcccagctgtgaggaactgcagaaaggctcT attgagtcgCTGCAGGTTGTCAGAGGTCAGCTGTGTTTCTcaggcctcagctctgaagtccaacccctcccatctgagagagctgcagTTGAGTAACAACGAACTGCGGGATCCAGAAGTGGAGCTGCTGTGTGATCTTAAGGAAAGTCCACATTGTGGACTGGATACTCTGAG CTGGAGGGTGTTCTGA
- the LOC122999439 gene encoding protein NLRC3-like isoform X4: protein MCVSNVTVLPLRLQKMNDLEEEDDGAESLISSCLSMKSDRSKSYSLNFSNESGPSDTKERKRRGVSVEEQLSRCSLCQDVRKDPVSTSCGHWFCRQCITSYCDQSALPGDSSCPQCGGKSRTSCGLQTDRQTSTVQSDSGLQEVLNAHKINLRRRCECVTEGTDEAGSETLLNRIYTELYITEGQSEDVNTQHEVRQLETASRMKTLHDAPIKCHDIFKALPEQQKDIRVVLTNGVAGVGKTFSVQKFTLDWAEGLQNQDISLVILLSFRELNLIKDEQYSLLMLIYDFHPTLQKVSAEKLAIYKVLFIFDGLDESRLSLDFKNNEAVSDVTQKSSVSVLLTNLFKGNLLASALVWITSRPSAANQILPACVDRVTEVRGFTDAQKEEYFRRRFSDEELCSSIISHIKTSRSLHIMCHIPVFCWIIARVLEHMLTTDQRGELPKTLTDLFSHFLLVQTQRKKHKYDEGHETSPQELTEADREVLLKLGRLAFEHLEKGNIIFYQEDLEQCGLDVTEASVLSGFCTEIFKRESVIFQKTVYCFVHLSVREFLAAVYMYHCYTNSNTEVLGDFLRKDYKHRESKPKSFLKKISANFRNNHSHDSSLDDFLRRAMEKSLKSKNGHLDLFVRFLHGLSLESNQSLLGGLLGRTKNSPKIIQRAINNLKKMKSEDISPDRSINIFHCLMEMNDRSVHQEIQKFLKSENRSEKELSEIHCSALAYMLQMSEEVLDELDLKKYNTSEEGQHRLIPAVRNCRKALLSRCRLSEVSCVSQASALKSNPSHLRELQLSNNELRDPEVELLCDLKESPHCGLDTLRSVESWSQSVLVSTVLY from the exons atgtgtgtctccaatgttactgttttacctctcagactccagaagatgaatgatttggaggaagaggatgatggaGCAGAGTCTCTAATATCCAGCTGTCTttctatgaagagtgaccggtctaAAAGTTATTCCCTAAACTTCAGTAATGAATCTGGACCCTCAGATACAAA agagaggaagaggaggggtgtgtctgtggaggagcagctgtcCCGCTGTTCTTTGTGTCAGGATGTCCGGAAGGATCCAGTCTCTACCAGCTGTGGACACTGGTTCTGCAGACAGTGCATCACCTCATACTGTGACCAGTCTGCTTTACCAGGAGACTCCTCCTGTCCCCAGTGTGGAGGAAAATCCAGAACAAGCTGTGGACTGCAGACAGACCGTCAGACCAGCACTGTACAAT cagaTAGTGGTCTGCAGGAGGTTTTAAATGCACATAAGATCAAtctgaggaggagatgtgaatgtgtgactgaaggaactgatgaagcaggaagtgaaacccTCCTCAACAGGatctacactgagctctacatcacagagggacagagtgaaGACGTTAATACCCAACATGAGGTGAGGCAACTTGAAACAGCTTCCAGGATGAAGACCCTCCATGACGCTCCAATCAAGtgtcatgacatttttaaagccTTACCTGAACAACAGAAAGACATCAGAGTCGTTCTGACAAACGGTGTTGCTGGCgttggaaaaaccttctcagtgcagaaattcactctggactgggcagagggCTTACAAAACCAAGATATCAGTCTGGTGATTCTGCTTTCATTCAGGGAGCTGAACTTGATCAAAGATGAGCAGTACAGTCTCCTCATGCTGATCTATGAtttccatccaacattacagaaggtcTCGGCAGAGAAGCTTGCTATCTAtaaagttttgttcatctttgatggcctggatgaaagcagactttcacTGGATTTCAAGAACAATGAGGCtgtgtctgatgtcacacagaaatCATCAGTCAGTGTGCTGTTGACAAACCTCTTCAAGGGGAATCTGCTTGCCTCAGCTCTCGTCTGGATAACTTCTCGACcttcagcagccaatcagattctTCCTGCATGTGTTGACAGGGTAACAGAAGTACGAGGCTTCACTGACGCCCAAAAGGAGGAGTATTTCAGGAGGagattcagtgatgaagagctgtGCAGCAGTATCATCTCACATATCAAGACATCcaggagcctccacatcatgtgtcacatcccagtcttctgctggatcattGCTAGAGTACTGGAGCACATGTTGACtacagaccagagaggagagctgcccaagaccctgaccGACCTGTTCTCACACTTCTTGCTGGTtcagacacagaggaagaagcacaAGTATGATGAGGGACATGAGACGAGTCCACAGGAGCTGACAGAGGCTGACAGGGAAGttcttctgaagctggggaggctggcttttgaacatctggagaaaggaaacatcataTTCTACCAAGAAGACCTGGAgcagtgtggtcttgatgtcacagaggcctCTGTGTTATCAGGATTTTGTACAGAGATcttcaaaagagagagtgtgatctTCCAAAAAACAGtctactgctttgttcatctgagcgttcgggagtttctggctgcagtctacatgtaccactgttacaccaACAGCAACACAGAGGTACTGGGGGACTTCCTGCGAAAAGACTACAAACACAGGGAATCAAAGCCGAAATCTTTCCTCAAGAAGATTTCAGCTAATTTCAGAAACAATCATAGCCATGATTCATCCCTGGATGACTTCCTGAGGAGAGCCATGGAGAAATCtctcaaaagtaaaaatggccacctggacctgtttgttcgcttccttcatggcctctctctggagTCCAACCAGAGTCTCTTAGGAGGCCTGCTGGGACGGAcaaaaaacagtccaaaaatcaTCCAGAGAGCCATTAACAACCTGAAGAAGATGAAAAGTGAGGATatctctcctgacagaagcatcaacatcttccactgtctAATGGAGATGAATGACCGCTCAGTACATCAGGAGATCCAAAAgttcctgaagtcagagaacagatcagagaaGGAACTTTCTGAGATCCATtgctcagctctggcctacatgctgcagatgtcagaggaggttctggatgaGTTGGACCTGAAGAAGTACAACACATCAGAGGAAGGACAACACagactgatcccagctgtgaggaactgcagaaaggctcT attgagtcgCTGCAGGTTGTCAGAGGTCAGCTGTGTTTCTcaggcctcagctctgaagtccaacccctcccatctgagagagctgcagTTGAGTAACAACGAACTGCGGGATCCAGAAGTGGAGCTGCTGTGTGATCTTAAGGAAAGTCCACATTGTGGACTGGATACTCTGAGGTCAGTGGAGAGTTGGAGTCAGTCCGTGCTGGTTTCAacagtattgtattaa
- the LOC122999439 gene encoding protein NLRC3-like isoform X2 — MCVSNVTVLPLRLQKMNDLEEEDDGAESLISSCLSMKSDRSKSYSLNFSNESGPSDTKGQHHRQSAESLISSQLSMKSDQSIYESLNFSNEPGPSDTKERKRRGVSVEEQLSRCSLCQDVRKDPVSTSCGHWFCRQCITSYCDQSALPGDSSCPQCGGKSRTSCGLQTDRQTSTVQYSGLQEVLNAHKINLRRRCECVTEGTDEAGSETLLNRIYTELYITEGQSEDVNTQHEVRQLETASRMKTLHDAPIKCHDIFKALPEQQKDIRVVLTNGVAGVGKTFSVQKFTLDWAEGLQNQDISLVILLSFRELNLIKDEQYSLLMLIYDFHPTLQKVSAEKLAIYKVLFIFDGLDESRLSLDFKNNEAVSDVTQKSSVSVLLTNLFKGNLLASALVWITSRPSAANQILPACVDRVTEVRGFTDAQKEEYFRRRFSDEELCSSIISHIKTSRSLHIMCHIPVFCWIIARVLEHMLTTDQRGELPKTLTDLFSHFLLVQTQRKKHKYDEGHETSPQELTEADREVLLKLGRLAFEHLEKGNIIFYQEDLEQCGLDVTEASVLSGFCTEIFKRESVIFQKTVYCFVHLSVREFLAAVYMYHCYTNSNTEVLGDFLRKDYKHRESKPKSFLKKISANFRNNHSHDSSLDDFLRRAMEKSLKSKNGHLDLFVRFLHGLSLESNQSLLGGLLGRTKNSPKIIQRAINNLKKMKSEDISPDRSINIFHCLMEMNDRSVHQEIQKFLKSENRSEKELSEIHCSALAYMLQMSEEVLDELDLKKYNTSEEGQHRLIPAVRNCRKALLSRCRLSEVSCVSQASALKSNPSHLRELQLSNNELRDPEVELLCDLKESPHCGLDTLRSVESWSQSVLVSTVLY, encoded by the exons atgtgtgtctccaatgttactgttttacctctcagactccagaagatgaatgatttggaggaagaggatgatggaGCAGAGTCTCTAATATCCAGCTGTCTttctatgaagagtgaccggtctaAAAGTTATTCCCTAAACTTCAGTAATGAATCTGGACCCTCAGATACAAA AGGTCAGCACCACAGACAGAGCGCAGAGTCTCTAATATCCAGCCaactgtctatgaagagtgaccagTCTATATATGAATCTCTaaacttcagtaatgaacctggaccctcagacacaaa agagaggaagaggaggggtgtgtctgtggaggagcagctgtcCCGCTGTTCTTTGTGTCAGGATGTCCGGAAGGATCCAGTCTCTACCAGCTGTGGACACTGGTTCTGCAGACAGTGCATCACCTCATACTGTGACCAGTCTGCTTTACCAGGAGACTCCTCCTGTCCCCAGTGTGGAGGAAAATCCAGAACAAGCTGTGGACTGCAGACAGACCGTCAGACCAGCACTGTACAAT aTAGTGGTCTGCAGGAGGTTTTAAATGCACATAAGATCAAtctgaggaggagatgtgaatgtgtgactgaaggaactgatgaagcaggaagtgaaacccTCCTCAACAGGatctacactgagctctacatcacagagggacagagtgaaGACGTTAATACCCAACATGAGGTGAGGCAACTTGAAACAGCTTCCAGGATGAAGACCCTCCATGACGCTCCAATCAAGtgtcatgacatttttaaagccTTACCTGAACAACAGAAAGACATCAGAGTCGTTCTGACAAACGGTGTTGCTGGCgttggaaaaaccttctcagtgcagaaattcactctggactgggcagagggCTTACAAAACCAAGATATCAGTCTGGTGATTCTGCTTTCATTCAGGGAGCTGAACTTGATCAAAGATGAGCAGTACAGTCTCCTCATGCTGATCTATGAtttccatccaacattacagaaggtcTCGGCAGAGAAGCTTGCTATCTAtaaagttttgttcatctttgatggcctggatgaaagcagactttcacTGGATTTCAAGAACAATGAGGCtgtgtctgatgtcacacagaaatCATCAGTCAGTGTGCTGTTGACAAACCTCTTCAAGGGGAATCTGCTTGCCTCAGCTCTCGTCTGGATAACTTCTCGACcttcagcagccaatcagattctTCCTGCATGTGTTGACAGGGTAACAGAAGTACGAGGCTTCACTGACGCCCAAAAGGAGGAGTATTTCAGGAGGagattcagtgatgaagagctgtGCAGCAGTATCATCTCACATATCAAGACATCcaggagcctccacatcatgtgtcacatcccagtcttctgctggatcattGCTAGAGTACTGGAGCACATGTTGACtacagaccagagaggagagctgcccaagaccctgaccGACCTGTTCTCACACTTCTTGCTGGTtcagacacagaggaagaagcacaAGTATGATGAGGGACATGAGACGAGTCCACAGGAGCTGACAGAGGCTGACAGGGAAGttcttctgaagctggggaggctggcttttgaacatctggagaaaggaaacatcataTTCTACCAAGAAGACCTGGAgcagtgtggtcttgatgtcacagaggcctCTGTGTTATCAGGATTTTGTACAGAGATcttcaaaagagagagtgtgatctTCCAAAAAACAGtctactgctttgttcatctgagcgttcgggagtttctggctgcagtctacatgtaccactgttacaccaACAGCAACACAGAGGTACTGGGGGACTTCCTGCGAAAAGACTACAAACACAGGGAATCAAAGCCGAAATCTTTCCTCAAGAAGATTTCAGCTAATTTCAGAAACAATCATAGCCATGATTCATCCCTGGATGACTTCCTGAGGAGAGCCATGGAGAAATCtctcaaaagtaaaaatggccacctggacctgtttgttcgcttccttcatggcctctctctggagTCCAACCAGAGTCTCTTAGGAGGCCTGCTGGGACGGAcaaaaaacagtccaaaaatcaTCCAGAGAGCCATTAACAACCTGAAGAAGATGAAAAGTGAGGATatctctcctgacagaagcatcaacatcttccactgtctAATGGAGATGAATGACCGCTCAGTACATCAGGAGATCCAAAAgttcctgaagtcagagaacagatcagagaaGGAACTTTCTGAGATCCATtgctcagctctggcctacatgctgcagatgtcagaggaggttctggatgaGTTGGACCTGAAGAAGTACAACACATCAGAGGAAGGACAACACagactgatcccagctgtgaggaactgcagaaaggctcT attgagtcgCTGCAGGTTGTCAGAGGTCAGCTGTGTTTCTcaggcctcagctctgaagtccaacccctcccatctgagagagctgcagTTGAGTAACAACGAACTGCGGGATCCAGAAGTGGAGCTGCTGTGTGATCTTAAGGAAAGTCCACATTGTGGACTGGATACTCTGAGGTCAGTGGAGAGTTGGAGTCAGTCCGTGCTGGTTTCAacagtattgtattaa